In the genome of Dermatobacter hominis, the window TACCTTTCGCGAGCAGTCGACTCCGGGGGGAACGTCGCCATGGTGAAGCCGGTCCTGCGTCCGCACGACGACGCGCTGTACGCCGAGTCGTCCGCGTCCTGGCAGGTCAACCGCCACTGGTTCCCGCTCATCGGCGGCGCCCGCGCCGCCATCCTCCAGGTCTGCGATCCCCGCGTCGCGGCCGGCGTGGCGTCCTACAGCACCTACAAGACCGATCCGTTCGGCCGGCTCGATCGCACCCTCGACGCCATGCTCACGATCTCGTTCGCGGCCCCCGAGCGGCGCGAGGAGATGCTCGAGCACCTGCGCCGCGGCCACGCCCGGGTGGCGGGCACGACCGCCGACGGCCAGGCCTACGACGCCAACGACCCCGAGCTGCAGTACTGGGTGCTCGCCACGCTGGTGGACACCACGTTCGAGGTCGAGCGCCGCTACGTCGGGGTCATGCGCCGGGCCGACCGCGAGCGCTTCTTCCAGGAGTCCAAGCTCCTGGCCACCGCCTTCGGCATCCCGGACGAGCTCGTCCCCGCCGACCTCGACGCGTTCCGCGCCTACGTCGCCCGGCAGTTCGAGACGCTCGAACCCTCCGACGACACCCGTGAGATCACGCGCTCGCTCATGCGCCCCGGCCTGCGCTGGCTGCCGGACCAGTCGCTCGTGCCCCTCAACTGGATCACGACCGAGCTGCTGCCGGGCCGGCTCCGCCGCCTCCTCGGGCTCGCCGACCTGAACACCGCCGAGCTCGGCGCCGTCCGCGGCGCCCGGCTCATGGCCCGCAGCACGCTGCCCCGCCTGCACCAGGCGCTGTCGGTGAACCCATGGAACAACCGGGTGCTCCGACCGGCGGCCTGAGCCGCGATGGTCGCTCCCGTCCCGATCAGCGGTCGCTGCGCCCCGGGCTTCGAGCCCGTGCGGGAGGCGTTCGCCCAGAACTTCGCCGAGCGCGGCGAGATCGGCGCCGGGGTCTGCGTGCTCGTCGGCGGCGAGGTCGCCGTCGACCTCGTGGGCGGCTGGGCCGACGAGGCCCGCACCCGCGAGTTCGCGCCTGATGCACTCACCGACTTCTACTCGGTGGGCAAGGCCCTGCTCTCCACGCTGCTCCTCCGTGAGGTCGACGCCGGTCGGATCGGGCTCGACGACACGATCGCCTCGGTCTGGCCCGAGTTCGCCCAGGGCGGCAAGGCCACGGCGACCGTCCGCCACGCGCTGACGCACCGGGCCGGTGTGCCGGCCATCCGCACGCCGCTCACCGACGAGGACCTCTTCGACTGGGACGTGATGGTGGCGGCGCTGGCCGCCACCGAGGCGTGGTACCCGCCGGGCGAGCAGATCGCCTACCACACCAACACCTACGGCCACCTGGTGGGGGAGCTGCTGCGCCGAGTGTCCGGGACGATGCCGGGGCCTGCGCTGCGCGAGCAGGCGGCGCGCATCGGGGCCGACGTGTGGTTCGGCGTGCCCGACGAGGAGCAGCACCGCTGCGCCGACGTCGTGTGGGACCCGAGCTGGTCGATCCCGACGTTCGACGTCTCGGCGCTGACCGGCGACCACCTCCTCAACGCGCTGTCGCACTTCAACCCGCCCGGGTACTCCTCGATCGGGCTCGTCAACACGCCCCGGTGGCGGTCCTGCCAGCTCGCCTCCACCGCCGGTCACGGCGCGGCCACC includes:
- a CDS encoding oxygenase MpaB family protein, with product MVKPVLRPHDDALYAESSASWQVNRHWFPLIGGARAAILQVCDPRVAAGVASYSTYKTDPFGRLDRTLDAMLTISFAAPERREEMLEHLRRGHARVAGTTADGQAYDANDPELQYWVLATLVDTTFEVERRYVGVMRRADRERFFQESKLLATAFGIPDELVPADLDAFRAYVARQFETLEPSDDTREITRSLMRPGLRWLPDQSLVPLNWITTELLPGRLRRLLGLADLNTAELGAVRGARLMARSTLPRLHQALSVNPWNNRVLRPAA
- a CDS encoding serine hydrolase domain-containing protein, which codes for MVAPVPISGRCAPGFEPVREAFAQNFAERGEIGAGVCVLVGGEVAVDLVGGWADEARTREFAPDALTDFYSVGKALLSTLLLREVDAGRIGLDDTIASVWPEFAQGGKATATVRHALTHRAGVPAIRTPLTDEDLFDWDVMVAALAATEAWYPPGEQIAYHTNTYGHLVGELLRRVSGTMPGPALREQAARIGADVWFGVPDEEQHRCADVVWDPSWSIPTFDVSALTGDHLLNALSHFNPPGYSSIGLVNTPRWRSCQLASTAGHGAATGIARWYQALLDGDLLSEDLLREASRIQASGHCPILGDEVTYGLGFTPTTPRRPLGPNPGAFGHFGSGGALGFADPLGGVAFGYVMNQVIPRWQSTRNRALIDAVYTSLSG